The following coding sequences are from one Onychomys torridus chromosome 14, mOncTor1.1, whole genome shotgun sequence window:
- the Zfp36l1 gene encoding mRNA decay activator protein ZFP36L1 — protein sequence MTTTLVSATIFDLSEVLCKGNKMLNYSTPSAGGCLLDRKAVGTPAGGGFPRRHSVTLPSSKFHQNQLLSSLKGEPAPSLSSRDSRFRDRSFSEGGERLLPTQKQPGSGQVNSSRYKTELCRPFEENGACKYGDKCQFAHGIHELRSLTRHPKYKTELCRTFHTIGFCPYGPRCHFIHNAEERRALAGGRDLSADRPRLQHSFSFAGFPSAAATAAATGLLDSPTSITPPPILSADDLLGSPTLPDGTNNPFAFSSQELASLFAPSMGLPGGGSPTTFLFRPMSESPHMFDSPPSPQDSLSDQEGYLSSSSSSHSGSDSPTLDNSRRLPIFSRLSISDD from the exons ATGACCACCACCCTCGTGTCTGCCACCATCTTCGACTTGAGCGAAGTTTTATGCAAG ggTAACAAGATGCTCAACTACAgcactcccagtgctgggggctGCCTGCTGGACAGGAAGGCAGTGGGCACCCCTGCTGGCGGGGGCTTCCCTCGGAGGCACTCGGTCACTCTGCCCAGCTCCAAGTTCCATCAGAATCAACTTCTCAGCAGCCTGAAGGGTGAGCCAGCCCCGTCCCTGAGCTCCCGCGACAGCCGCTTTCGAGACCGCTCCTTCTCCGAAGGGGGCGAGAGGCTGCTGCCCACCCAGAAGCAGCCCGGGAGCGGCCAGGTCAACTCCAGCCGCTACAAGACGGAGCTGTGCCGCCCCTTCGAAGAAAACGGTGCCTGTAAGTACGGGGACAAGTGCCAGTTCGCGCACGGTATCCACGAGCTCCGCAGCCTGACCCGCCACCCCAAGTACAAGACGGAGCTGTGCCGCACCTTCCACACCATCGGCTTTTGCCCCTACGGGCCCCGCTGCCACTTCATTCACAACGCCGAGGAGCGCCGCGCCCTGGCCGGGGGCCGGGACCTCTCCGCTGACCGTCCCCGCCTCCAGCATAGCTTTAGCTTTGCTGGATTTCCTAGTGCCGCTGCCACCGCCGCTGCCACAGGGCTGCTGGACAGCCCCACGTccatcaccccaccccccatcctgAGCGCGGATGACCTCCTGGGCTCACCTACCCTGCCCGATGGCACCAATAACCCCTTCGCCTTTTCCAGCCAGGAACTGGCGAGCCTCTTTGCTCCTAGCATGGGGCTGCCCGGGGGAGGCTCCCCCACCACCTTCCTCTTCCGGCCCATGTCCGAGTCCCCTCACATGTTTGACTCTCCCCCGAGCCCTCAGGATTCTCTCTCGGACCAGGAGGGCTACCTGAGCAGctccagcagcagccacagcggctCAGATTCCCCTACCTTGGACAACTCAAGACGCCTGCCCATTTTCAGCAGACTCTCCATCTCAGACGACTAA